The proteins below come from a single Gordonia pseudamarae genomic window:
- a CDS encoding MCE family protein — MNITRKVKLQLLAFAVVGTVALLIVAISYLAVPGMLGIGKYTVTLNLAASGGLYQNSNVTYRGVTVGRVESVRLTPDGVTASLVIDDSARIPKNLTATVRSASAIGEQYVDFGVPEGDTDTGGGTESVLTSAETLRDGSVITGEITVPISGVIDRADSMLAQIEDGNLRTVVTEAFAAFDGRTDDLQRFIDSLTLFLGEANKNSDAIVTLIDSARPVLASQDNTRGEIASWTRDLTAVTDRLRANKPELVGILDKAPVTTDKGRQLFESLKPTLPLLIDNLSVTAKTLAVYHANLNQIVVIYPRLIAGLVTAMNSEDSTKGANVDFVASFQDPPPCTVGFYPLEKRRSPADQTVKDYPSGMLCRVAHDSPLAVRGSRNYPCVEYPGRRASTPAECRTGYTPSDQKSLPLPNGVPGLVPTPASTSGTQGKLVPAAPTSVDSTPSVFATNYDPRSGEYTGPDGKVYRVDAASSTGEVATQWEQLITTTLQ, encoded by the coding sequence ATGAACATCACCCGCAAGGTCAAGCTGCAACTACTGGCGTTCGCGGTCGTCGGGACGGTGGCGCTGCTCATCGTGGCCATCAGCTACCTGGCGGTGCCCGGGATGCTGGGCATCGGAAAGTACACGGTGACCCTGAACCTGGCCGCGAGCGGAGGGCTCTACCAGAATTCGAATGTCACCTACCGCGGCGTGACGGTGGGCCGCGTCGAGTCGGTGCGGCTCACCCCGGACGGCGTCACCGCATCGCTGGTCATCGACGATTCGGCGCGCATCCCCAAGAATCTGACGGCCACCGTGCGCAGTGCGTCGGCCATCGGCGAACAGTACGTCGATTTCGGTGTGCCGGAAGGGGACACCGACACCGGCGGTGGGACCGAGTCGGTGCTGACCTCGGCGGAGACGCTCCGCGACGGATCGGTGATCACCGGCGAGATCACCGTCCCGATCAGCGGTGTGATCGACCGCGCCGACTCGATGCTCGCACAGATCGAGGACGGCAATCTGCGCACCGTCGTCACCGAGGCATTCGCCGCTTTCGACGGCCGGACCGATGATCTGCAACGGTTCATCGACTCGCTGACGCTCTTCCTCGGTGAGGCGAACAAGAACAGCGACGCGATCGTGACACTGATCGACTCGGCCCGGCCGGTTCTCGCCTCACAGGACAACACCCGCGGCGAGATCGCCTCGTGGACACGTGACCTCACAGCGGTCACCGACCGGTTGCGGGCGAACAAGCCGGAACTGGTCGGCATCCTGGACAAGGCGCCCGTGACCACCGACAAGGGCCGGCAACTGTTCGAATCGCTCAAGCCGACGCTGCCGCTGCTCATCGACAATCTGTCGGTGACCGCGAAAACGCTTGCCGTGTACCACGCCAACCTCAATCAGATTGTCGTGATCTACCCCCGGCTGATCGCCGGTCTGGTCACGGCGATGAACTCGGAGGATTCGACCAAGGGCGCCAACGTCGACTTCGTGGCGTCCTTCCAGGACCCGCCGCCGTGTACCGTCGGCTTCTATCCGCTGGAGAAGCGGCGCAGCCCGGCCGACCAGACGGTCAAGGACTATCCGTCCGGGATGCTGTGCAGGGTGGCCCACGACAGCCCGCTGGCCGTGCGCGGCTCCCGCAACTACCCGTGCGTCGAGTACCCGGGTCGGCGGGCGTCCACACCGGCCGAATGCCGTACGGGGTACACCCCGTCCGATCAGAAGAGCCTGCCGTTGCCGAACGGTGTACCGGGGCTGGTCCCCACACCGGCATCGACGTCGGGGACGCAGGGCAAGCTGGTGCCCGCGGCGCCGACCTCGGTCGACTCCACCCCGTCGGTGTTCGCCACCAACTACGACCCGCGCAGCGGCGAGTACACCGGGCCGGACGGTAAGGTCTACCGGGTCGACGCAGCGAGCAGTACCGGGGAGGTCGCCACACAGTGGGAGCAGCTGATCACCACAACCCTGCAGTGA
- a CDS encoding MCE family protein: protein MATARDREFRSTAVKLGVFGTIMVLVFAGLVIVFGQFRSGSSGDYSAIFTSASRLTSGSKVRIAGVEVGRVQSIEVTRDHRAKIGFSVDDAYELPADVRALIRYENLTGDRYLELEQGTGDNRQTLKRHATIPVQNTEPALNLDVLLGGFKPLFETLEPDDVNSLADSLIKVFQGQGTTMESLLGDTASFTSALADKDTLIGEVIDNLNTSLGTFADNSEGLDTSLVQMRELVDGLARQRGTLGSALQSTSQVTTRLSDVLETNRPALRDLVPEVHQLSDNLLRSEGRLDATFKLLPDAFHRLSNLGSYGSWLQIWLCQVKILFTGPNNQTVYWTALDSTTNKNQNPGGRCQKR, encoded by the coding sequence ATGGCTACCGCAAGAGACCGCGAGTTTCGGTCCACCGCCGTCAAACTGGGAGTGTTCGGCACCATCATGGTGCTGGTGTTCGCCGGGCTGGTCATCGTGTTCGGGCAGTTCCGCAGTGGATCGTCGGGCGACTATTCGGCGATCTTCACCAGCGCCTCACGGCTGACCTCCGGCTCGAAGGTGCGGATCGCCGGGGTGGAGGTCGGGCGGGTACAGAGTATCGAGGTGACACGCGATCACCGAGCCAAGATCGGCTTCTCCGTCGACGACGCCTACGAGCTGCCCGCCGACGTGCGTGCGCTGATCAGGTACGAGAACCTCACCGGTGACCGGTATCTCGAACTTGAACAGGGTACAGGCGACAACCGGCAGACCCTCAAGCGCCACGCGACGATCCCGGTGCAGAACACCGAGCCCGCCCTGAACCTGGACGTTCTGCTCGGCGGGTTCAAACCACTGTTCGAGACCCTCGAACCCGATGATGTGAATTCACTCGCCGACAGCCTGATCAAGGTGTTCCAGGGGCAGGGAACGACCATGGAGTCGCTGCTCGGCGACACCGCCTCGTTCACCTCGGCGCTGGCCGACAAGGACACCCTGATCGGCGAGGTCATCGACAATCTCAACACCTCGCTTGGTACGTTCGCCGACAACAGCGAGGGCCTGGACACCTCGCTGGTGCAGATGCGCGAGCTGGTCGACGGACTGGCCCGCCAGCGCGGCACCCTCGGATCGGCGTTGCAGAGCACGTCGCAGGTCACCACCAGACTCAGCGATGTGTTGGAGACCAACCGGCCCGCGCTGCGTGACCTGGTGCCCGAGGTGCATCAGCTCTCGGACAACCTGTTGCGCTCGGAGGGGCGACTGGACGCCACGTTCAAGTTGCTTCCGGACGCGTTCCACCGGCTGAGCAACCTCGGCAGTTACGGATCATGGCTGCAGATCTGGCTGTGCCAGGTCAAGATCCTGTTCACCGGACCCAACAACCAGACTGTGTACTGGACGGCGCTGGATTCGACGACCAACAAGAATCAGAACCCCGGGGGGAGGTGCCAGAAGCGATGA
- a CDS encoding MCE family protein — translation MTEPSLSPESKSLGEQPRHEATHKHSSNDAAVIAARRIRMGVIGVLVTSMVVLSALQMDKLPFLSNGAVYTAQLADASGLRSGDSVVVAGVEVGKVRSIALRDSTDADGGPLTTAEVTFDMADDMVVGTSSKASVQAETILGRRNLTITPAGGTRLRPGGDLPVEQTTPGYTLTEALQDTAATIGDTKLSRVDEALDSMSEAFRNTPDDLRDAVDGITRLSRTIASRDDQLGQLLGRADDVSEVVADRSGDITTLLAQANALFGELQRRNQAIETLLTGIKDVSVQLRAFIDENGTKLAPALRRLDDVVKVMQDNKSELAEGIDRLGPYANSLGEAVASAPYFQALAQFPSSGDITNIFIKLFKQKYPQAWQAMLRYNPINPKNFQFAPKYNIADDPRNAPTATFLPPTSFTPGPP, via the coding sequence ATGACCGAACCCTCCCTGTCTCCCGAGTCCAAATCGCTCGGGGAGCAACCGCGGCACGAGGCGACGCACAAGCATTCGTCCAACGACGCCGCCGTGATCGCCGCCCGGCGCATCCGGATGGGTGTGATCGGTGTGCTCGTCACCTCGATGGTGGTGCTGTCCGCGTTGCAGATGGACAAGCTGCCGTTCCTGAGCAACGGCGCGGTGTACACCGCGCAGCTCGCCGACGCCAGCGGTCTGCGGTCCGGTGACTCGGTGGTGGTCGCCGGCGTCGAGGTGGGCAAGGTCCGCTCGATCGCCCTGCGTGATTCCACCGACGCCGACGGCGGACCCCTGACCACCGCCGAGGTCACCTTCGACATGGCCGACGACATGGTGGTCGGTACATCGTCGAAGGCGTCGGTACAGGCCGAGACCATCCTCGGCAGAAGGAACCTCACCATCACCCCGGCCGGTGGCACACGCCTGCGGCCCGGTGGTGATCTGCCCGTCGAACAAACCACGCCCGGATACACCCTCACCGAGGCGCTCCAGGACACCGCCGCCACCATCGGCGACACCAAACTCTCCCGGGTCGACGAGGCCCTCGACTCGATGTCCGAGGCGTTCAGGAACACGCCCGACGATCTGCGCGATGCGGTCGACGGCATCACCCGGCTCTCGCGCACCATCGCCTCCCGCGACGACCAGCTCGGCCAGTTGCTCGGCCGGGCCGACGACGTGTCGGAGGTCGTGGCCGATCGCAGCGGCGACATCACCACACTGCTGGCCCAGGCCAACGCGCTGTTCGGTGAGCTGCAACGGCGCAACCAGGCCATCGAGACCCTGCTGACGGGTATCAAGGACGTGTCGGTGCAGCTGCGGGCGTTCATCGACGAGAACGGCACCAAGCTCGCCCCCGCATTGCGCAGACTCGACGATGTCGTCAAGGTGATGCAGGACAACAAGTCCGAGCTGGCCGAAGGCATCGACCGGCTCGGGCCCTACGCCAACTCGCTCGGCGAGGCGGTGGCCAGCGCACCGTATTTCCAGGCGCTCGCCCAGTTCCCGTCGTCCGGCGACATCACCAACATCTTCATCAAACTGTTCAAGCAGAAGTATCCGCAGGCGTGGCAGGCGATGCTGCGGTACAACCCGATCAATCCGAAGAACTTCCAGTTCGCACCCAAGTACAACATCGCCGACGATCCGCGGAACGCGCCGACGGCCACCTTCCTGCCGCCCACCTCGTTCACGCCGGGACCGCCCTGA
- a CDS encoding MCE family protein, whose translation MHFGSEFSGRTKKAAAAALVFFLVAVVVLAILQFQAAFTRTIAVTVVADRAGLVMNPEAKVQLRGVRVGRVASIAEDPNRGKVTLILDIERDQVKYIPANVTAMIRSNTVFGAKSVELQAPDNPSARQISSGAVITGDRVAVELNTLYQRLVGVLADVEPVKLNVVLGSLSQALEGNGNKLGEGLAGMSQLLGRMTTARRTATLREDISSAGRVVDTYADAAPELVRTVDNLTVLGNTLRDKQSDLDSLLVNLTGMSNIGNDTLAPKKDTLITTLSDLTPTATLFGGLAPGVQCFFEPIARVALGTAMEPGGVFGTDTGFFKFNATLRPNKDSYRYPDDLPKVGVKGPTVCLPNMRDVNLREHAPFYVSDNANRPYQPRTSPQVNPARLFQLMFGEYPGPGPN comes from the coding sequence ATGCATTTCGGAAGTGAATTCTCCGGGAGAACCAAGAAAGCCGCCGCGGCGGCACTGGTGTTCTTCCTGGTGGCGGTCGTGGTGCTGGCGATCCTGCAATTCCAGGCGGCGTTCACCCGCACCATCGCGGTGACGGTGGTGGCCGATCGGGCCGGTCTGGTGATGAACCCCGAGGCCAAGGTGCAACTGCGCGGGGTCCGGGTGGGCCGGGTGGCCTCGATCGCCGAGGACCCGAACCGAGGCAAGGTCACCCTGATCCTCGACATCGAACGCGATCAGGTGAAATACATCCCCGCCAACGTCACCGCGATGATCCGCTCCAACACCGTGTTCGGTGCCAAGTCGGTGGAATTGCAGGCACCGGACAATCCGTCGGCGCGTCAGATCTCCTCGGGCGCGGTGATCACCGGTGATCGGGTGGCCGTGGAACTCAACACCCTCTACCAGCGGCTCGTCGGCGTGCTGGCCGACGTCGAACCGGTGAAACTCAACGTGGTGCTCGGCAGCCTGTCGCAGGCGCTCGAGGGCAATGGCAACAAGCTCGGCGAGGGGCTGGCCGGCATGTCGCAGTTGCTGGGCCGGATGACCACCGCCCGGCGAACGGCGACGCTGCGTGAGGACATCAGCTCCGCCGGCCGTGTCGTCGACACCTACGCCGACGCCGCACCCGAGTTGGTGCGTACCGTCGACAACCTCACCGTTCTGGGAAACACGCTGCGCGACAAGCAGTCCGATCTGGATTCATTGCTGGTCAATCTCACCGGGATGTCGAACATCGGCAACGACACCCTCGCTCCGAAGAAGGACACGCTCATCACCACACTGTCGGATCTGACCCCCACCGCCACGCTGTTCGGCGGTCTCGCGCCCGGGGTGCAGTGCTTCTTCGAACCGATCGCCAGGGTGGCGCTCGGCACCGCGATGGAGCCGGGCGGGGTGTTCGGCACCGACACCGGATTCTTCAAGTTCAACGCGACGCTGCGGCCCAACAAGGACTCCTATCGCTATCCCGACGACCTGCCCAAGGTGGGGGTGAAGGGGCCGACCGTCTGTTTGCCCAACATGCGTGATGTGAACCTGCGCGAGCACGCGCCGTTCTATGTGTCCGACAACGCGAACCGCCCGTATCAACCGCGAACCTCACCGCAGGTCAATCCCGCCCGGCTGTTCCAGCTGATGTTCGGCGAGTACCCCGGTCCGGGGCCGAACTGA
- a CDS encoding MCE family protein: MSGSSGIAAGVRSVPGKVWISMAAVVAIIAALIIGGKVVNNLRYNTYTAYFKATSGMFVGDPVKIIGVEVGKVSSITPRTGDVRVRFTVDSSRTLPKNASAYIVADSLVGGRFIQVTPVYHGGDKLGDGGQIPMERTAIPVEWDQVKTELDKLANNFGPTVDDDKGSLARTVDTLGRNLDGTGAELNRAIKELSTVATTFSDNRGDLFATVRNLQTLTTALSSVDGQMMEFNGRIASVSELLARNTGKIDGALTELDSVLGEVSSFLDNNTDALSTSVKRLSDVTTMVAAKDEEFRGLLHSGPHQLVNFYNIYNPLTGSLTGAFALGNGGSLINFLCQAIEGSDAPGTAAEADAAECVEVLGPMLASIAVNYPPFLFSPMTGMSATQDQLIYQNADVKRRAQARQDDIDAGNRTENPGKNTDSLSSLLVPFGVGG, translated from the coding sequence ATGAGCGGATCGAGCGGTATCGCCGCCGGTGTGCGATCGGTGCCCGGCAAGGTCTGGATCTCGATGGCGGCGGTGGTCGCGATCATCGCCGCGCTGATCATCGGCGGCAAGGTCGTGAACAACCTGCGCTACAACACCTACACGGCCTACTTCAAGGCCACCTCGGGGATGTTCGTCGGCGACCCGGTGAAGATCATCGGCGTCGAGGTGGGCAAGGTCAGCTCGATCACGCCCCGCACGGGGGACGTGCGGGTGCGCTTCACGGTCGACAGTTCGCGCACACTGCCCAAGAACGCGAGCGCCTACATCGTGGCCGACAGTCTCGTCGGCGGCCGGTTCATCCAGGTCACCCCGGTCTATCACGGTGGCGACAAGCTCGGCGACGGCGGTCAGATCCCCATGGAACGCACCGCGATTCCGGTGGAATGGGATCAGGTGAAAACCGAACTCGACAAGTTAGCCAACAATTTCGGCCCCACCGTCGACGACGACAAGGGGTCGCTCGCCCGTACCGTCGACACCCTGGGCCGCAATCTCGACGGCACGGGCGCCGAGCTGAACCGTGCTATCAAGGAACTATCCACGGTGGCAACCACATTCTCGGACAACCGGGGTGATCTGTTTGCGACGGTACGCAACCTGCAGACGCTGACCACGGCCCTGTCCTCGGTGGACGGGCAGATGATGGAGTTCAACGGGCGCATCGCCTCGGTCTCCGAACTGCTCGCCCGCAACACGGGCAAGATCGACGGCGCACTGACCGAACTCGATTCGGTTCTCGGCGAGGTGAGTTCATTCCTGGACAACAACACCGACGCCCTGAGCACGTCGGTGAAGCGGTTGTCCGACGTCACCACGATGGTAGCGGCGAAGGACGAAGAGTTCCGCGGCCTGCTGCACTCCGGTCCGCATCAGCTGGTGAACTTCTACAACATCTACAACCCGCTCACCGGTTCGCTCACCGGGGCGTTCGCGCTCGGCAACGGCGGCAGCCTGATCAACTTCCTGTGCCAGGCCATCGAGGGGTCCGATGCCCCGGGCACCGCCGCCGAAGCCGACGCGGCCGAATGCGTCGAGGTGCTGGGCCCGATGCTGGCGTCCATCGCGGTGAACTATCCACCGTTCCTGTTCAGTCCGATGACCGGGATGTCGGCCACCCAGGATCAGCTGATCTACCAGAACGCGGATGTCAAGCGGCGTGCACAGGCCCGCCAGGACGACATCGACGCGGGCAATCGCACGGAGAACCCGGGCAAGAACACCGATTCGCTGTCCTCGCTTCTCGTGCCGTTCGGGGTCGGCGGATGA
- a CDS encoding MCE family protein, with translation MPAGSYARVGYTSVLGSMHVAIVPPEHERGGFLRAGDRLSAQDCPDQRRMTPPTSGGEPNVTVAQQVRKCTVPSTEQVLSSLSVVLNGGGLSQVGTIVDELNKVFAGRTGLLSELLPRAASMMAVLDDQRADIVTALDGINRLTGTFNAQQPTIEQALTDGPKILRMLNDERPELVDALAAVDKLSRTTNSVLKASSDDISTTLTELEKFIEQLVLSGPNFVNSFSYLTTFPFPAAQVPQFVRGDYLNGAIYLDLTFNRLSRNFAKTMTNPENVAGKQAGRARVDGDPFSGPLRNQNDPNQSAGSRRGPGQKTTGQKTTTQKTTTQKTTTQKTTTQKTTTQKTSQKPSGTASTSRTTTAPTTKPVTGSATPTEGQR, from the coding sequence GTGCCCGCCGGATCGTATGCCCGCGTGGGCTACACCAGCGTGCTCGGGTCGATGCACGTGGCGATCGTGCCGCCCGAACACGAACGTGGAGGCTTCCTGCGCGCCGGCGACCGGCTGTCGGCGCAGGACTGCCCCGACCAGCGCCGGATGACCCCGCCGACATCCGGCGGGGAGCCGAATGTGACGGTGGCGCAGCAGGTGAGAAAGTGCACCGTGCCCAGCACCGAGCAGGTCCTCAGTTCACTGTCGGTGGTGCTCAACGGTGGTGGCCTGTCGCAGGTCGGCACCATCGTCGACGAACTGAACAAGGTCTTCGCCGGGCGCACCGGTCTGCTGTCCGAACTGCTGCCGCGGGCCGCGTCGATGATGGCGGTGCTCGACGATCAGCGGGCCGACATCGTCACCGCCCTCGACGGCATCAACCGGCTCACCGGAACCTTCAACGCGCAGCAGCCGACCATCGAGCAGGCATTGACCGACGGTCCGAAGATATTGCGCATGCTCAACGACGAGCGTCCCGAGCTGGTGGACGCGCTGGCCGCGGTCGACAAGCTGAGCAGGACGACGAACAGTGTGCTGAAGGCGAGTTCGGACGACATCTCCACCACGCTCACCGAACTGGAGAAGTTCATCGAGCAACTGGTGCTCAGCGGGCCCAACTTCGTCAACTCGTTCAGCTATCTGACGACGTTCCCGTTCCCCGCGGCCCAGGTGCCGCAGTTCGTCCGCGGCGACTACCTCAACGGCGCCATCTATCTGGACCTCACGTTCAACCGGCTGTCGAGGAACTTCGCCAAGACGATGACCAACCCGGAGAACGTGGCCGGTAAGCAGGCGGGTCGGGCGAGGGTCGATGGTGACCCGTTCTCCGGGCCGTTGCGCAACCAGAACGACCCGAATCAGTCGGCCGGCAGTCGACGCGGGCCGGGCCAGAAGACGACGGGCCAGAAGACCACAACACAGAAGACCACAACACAGAAGACCACAACACAGAAGACCACAACACAGAAGACCACAACACAGAAGACGAGCCAGAAGCCGTCGGGCACGGCGAGCACCTCCCGGACGACGACCGCGCCGACGACCAAGCCGGTGACCGGTTCGGCGACACCGACCGAGGGGCAACGATGA
- a CDS encoding PaaI family thioesterase — MPTADTERTTTVTADELRVAPLESIYDLFELLGYREWTDENGSVVVELPVASHIINHAGAIQGGFIATLVDTVAGRAVINSLTERKLVVTSDMNIRYIRGVREGFARGTARVVHLGRRSAVIDITITEEPSGKVAAVASANFAIMEPPAGVTKADLNAV; from the coding sequence ATGCCGACCGCTGACACAGAACGGACCACCACCGTGACCGCCGATGAACTTCGCGTCGCTCCGCTCGAATCCATCTACGACCTTTTCGAGCTCCTCGGATACCGGGAGTGGACGGACGAGAACGGTTCGGTCGTCGTGGAATTGCCCGTGGCATCGCACATCATCAACCACGCCGGTGCCATTCAGGGCGGGTTCATCGCCACCCTCGTCGACACCGTGGCGGGCCGTGCGGTCATCAACAGCCTCACCGAACGCAAGCTGGTGGTCACCTCCGACATGAACATCCGCTACATTCGCGGTGTCCGTGAGGGTTTCGCGCGCGGGACGGCCCGCGTGGTTCACCTCGGCCGGCGCTCGGCCGTCATCGACATCACGATCACCGAAGAGCCGTCGGGCAAGGTCGCCGCAGTGGCCTCGGCCAACTTCGCCATCATGGAGCCGCCGGCCGGTGTGACCAAGGCCGACCTCAACGCCGTATAG